CAAATAACCGTCAATAAACAACTATTCCAGTAAAATCCAAACAACAAACAACTGACAACAAAATTATTATGACCAAAAAGCGAATTTTTGTGACCGGTGCAAGTGGCTGTATTGGTCACTATCTTAGTGAAGCATTAATTCAAGAAACAGACTACGAGTTATATCTTCTAGTTAGGAACCCAGAGAAATTAAAAATTGATACGCAATTTCGTCCGGGTATCACAGTCTTGCAAGGTGATATGCAACAAATTCGGCAATTTGCGGACTTGCTGAAAACAATAGATGTCGCAGTATTGACAGCTACAGCTTGGGGTGGGGCGGCAACATTTGATGTTAATGTCGTCAAAACTCTAGAATTACTGAGTTATTTAGATCCAACTATCTGTGAACAGGTAATTTATTTTTCGACCGCAAGTGTTTTAGACAGCAAAAACCAACCACTTAAAGAAGCCGGAGAACTGGGTACAGACTATATCCGTTCTAAATATGATTGCTTACAGAAAATTGGGAAATTAGCGATCGCACCTAAAATCACAGAAGTTTTCCCCACGTTAGTTTTGGGTGGCGATGATAATAAACCCTATTCGCACCTAACACCAGGCATTCCTGAAGTTAAAAAATACATAGATTTCATTCGTTTTTTTCAAGCAGACGGTAGTTTTCACTTTATTCATGCTCGAGACATTGCCACAGTCGTATGCTATTTGATAGACAATCCGCCTCAAGAAAATGAAAGCAGGCAATTAGTTTTAGGTCAAGCACCATTAACCGCCAACCAAGCAATAGAAGAAGTGTGCGCTTATCTAGGCAAAAAAATTTACTTTCGTATGCCTTTGTCCTTTTCATTAGCTAACTTATTAATAGTCTTATTTCGCATCCGAATGGCAGCTTGGGATAGATTTTGTATGAAATATCGGCATTTTACTTATCAAAAATTTGTCAATCCTGATAGTTTTGGCTTACCGAATTACTGCGCTACTATTAGCGATGTTCTACGAATTAGTGGTGTGCAAAGTTATCGGTAACTTCTGTATTTTCATCGGTGTGTATTGGTGTTTATCTGTGGTCGAGTTTTTTAAGATTGTGGCGAAGTTGCAGGGAAAATAATTACGAACACCGATGCACACAGATGTAGACGCGCTTTGCGCGGCTTTCCGTAGGGTATACGGATGATGATAATTTTATTTTTCACTGTTCATTAAAGCAGCAATTCATCATTCATGGCGAAATTCGTTAAGAATCCCAGAGTTTTAAGAAAATTTGCTTAAAGTCGGTCATTACCCTAGCGTGGGAAAATCAGTATATAAGATCTAGAGAGGAAAACGCTATAGTATGCATTTGAGCGAAATCACTCATCCCAACCAGTTGCACGGTTTATCAATTCGCCAGTTGCAACAGATTGCCCGCCAAATTCGGGATAAGCATCTGCAAACCGTAGCATCGACTGGAGGGCATTTAGGACCAGGGTTGGGTGTTGTAGAGTTGACCTTAGGTCTATATCAAACACTAGATTTAGACCGTGATAAAGTCATTTGGGATGTCGGACACCAAGCCTATCCCCACAAACTGATTACAGGACGCTACAGTAATTTCCATACTCTACGGCAAAAAGATGGAATTGCTGGTTATCTCAAGCGCTGTGAAAGCAAATTCGATCATTTCGGCGCTGGACATGCTTCTACCAGTATTTCCGCAGCTTTAGGTATGGCTTTAGCGCGAGATGCCAAAGGAGAAAAATTTAAAGTTGTTGCTATTATCGGTGATGGGGCATTGACTGGCGGTATGGCATTAGAAGCCATCAACCACGCGGGACACCTACCGAAAACTAATTTATTAGTTGTCCTTAATGACAACGAAATGTCCATATCTCCCAATGTTGGGGCTATTCCCCGCTACCTTAACAAAATGCGTCTTAGCGGCCCAGTGCAATTTTTCAAAGATAGTTTTGAGGAACAATTTAAGCAAATTCCTTTTGTGGGTGAGTCTCTTTCTCCTGAACTAGGACGCATTAAAGAAGGAATGAAGCGGCTAGCTGTGCCAAAAGTGGGTGCTGTTTTTGAAGAACTTGGCTTTACCTATATGGGGCCAGTAGATGGGCATAATTTAGAAGAATTGATTGCTACTTTCCAACAGGCACATCAAATTACTGGACCTGTATTAGTGCATGTGGCAACGACAAAGGGCAAAGGTTATGAAATTGCTGAACAAGATCAAGTTGGTTATCATGCCCAATCTCCCTTTAACTTGACTACTGGTAAAGCTATCCCTTCCAGTAAACCCAAACCTCCTGCTTACTCAAAAGTATTTGCCCACACCTTAGTCAAACTTGCCGAACAAAACCCAAAAATTATCGGTATTACTGCCGCAATGGCAACGGGAACTGGTTTAGACAAACTGCAAGCAAAGCTACCCAATCAATATATAGATGTAGGTATTGCCGAACAACATGCCGTCACCCTAGCCGCCGGACTAGCAGCTGAAGGTATGCGTCCTGTTGCTGCAATCTATTCTACTTTCCTACAACGTGCCTACGACCAAATCATCCACGATGTTTGCATCCAAAACTTACCTGTGTTCTTCTGTATGGATCGTGCAGGAATTGTTGGTGCTGATGGCCCTACCCACCAAGGGATGTATGATATTGCCTATCTGCGCTGTATTCCCAACATGGTATTGATGGCACCCAAGGACGAAGCTGAACTCCAGCGCATGGTCGTTACAGGTGTGAACCATACTACTGGACCGATCGCTATGCGTTTCCCTCGTGGTAATGGCTATGGTGTCCCCTTGATGGAAGAAGGCTGGGAACCCTTGGAAATAGGTAAAGCTGAAATTCTCCGTCATGGAGATGATTTACTTATCTTGGGCTATGGCACAATGGTAAATCCAGCCATGCAAGTTGCAGAAATTCTTAGTGAACATGGGATTGAAACTACCGTGGTCAATGCCCGCTTTGCCAAGCCTCTAGATACAGAATTAATTTTCCCTCTTGCACAAAAAATTGAACGTGTTGTTACCTTGGAAGAAGGCTGTGTGATGGGTGGCTTTGGTTCCGCAGTAGCTGAAGCATTGTTAGATGCTGATATTGTCGTGCCAATCAAGCGAGTTGGTGTACCAGATGTGTTAGTTGAACATGCCGAACCAAATCAATCTAAAGCTGAATTGGGTTTAACAAGTCCACAAATTGCTGAAAAGGTTTTACAAGCTTTCTTTAATCAGCAAAAATCCGCAGTTATGTAATAAAATTAACCTCAAACAAGGGAAAGGGGACACCGAGCAG
Above is a genomic segment from Fischerella sp. JS2 containing:
- a CDS encoding NAD(P)-dependent oxidoreductase, translated to MTKKRIFVTGASGCIGHYLSEALIQETDYELYLLVRNPEKLKIDTQFRPGITVLQGDMQQIRQFADLLKTIDVAVLTATAWGGAATFDVNVVKTLELLSYLDPTICEQVIYFSTASVLDSKNQPLKEAGELGTDYIRSKYDCLQKIGKLAIAPKITEVFPTLVLGGDDNKPYSHLTPGIPEVKKYIDFIRFFQADGSFHFIHARDIATVVCYLIDNPPQENESRQLVLGQAPLTANQAIEEVCAYLGKKIYFRMPLSFSLANLLIVLFRIRMAAWDRFCMKYRHFTYQKFVNPDSFGLPNYCATISDVLRISGVQSYR
- the dxs gene encoding 1-deoxy-D-xylulose-5-phosphate synthase, yielding MHLSEITHPNQLHGLSIRQLQQIARQIRDKHLQTVASTGGHLGPGLGVVELTLGLYQTLDLDRDKVIWDVGHQAYPHKLITGRYSNFHTLRQKDGIAGYLKRCESKFDHFGAGHASTSISAALGMALARDAKGEKFKVVAIIGDGALTGGMALEAINHAGHLPKTNLLVVLNDNEMSISPNVGAIPRYLNKMRLSGPVQFFKDSFEEQFKQIPFVGESLSPELGRIKEGMKRLAVPKVGAVFEELGFTYMGPVDGHNLEELIATFQQAHQITGPVLVHVATTKGKGYEIAEQDQVGYHAQSPFNLTTGKAIPSSKPKPPAYSKVFAHTLVKLAEQNPKIIGITAAMATGTGLDKLQAKLPNQYIDVGIAEQHAVTLAAGLAAEGMRPVAAIYSTFLQRAYDQIIHDVCIQNLPVFFCMDRAGIVGADGPTHQGMYDIAYLRCIPNMVLMAPKDEAELQRMVVTGVNHTTGPIAMRFPRGNGYGVPLMEEGWEPLEIGKAEILRHGDDLLILGYGTMVNPAMQVAEILSEHGIETTVVNARFAKPLDTELIFPLAQKIERVVTLEEGCVMGGFGSAVAEALLDADIVVPIKRVGVPDVLVEHAEPNQSKAELGLTSPQIAEKVLQAFFNQQKSAVM